A genomic segment from Salmo trutta chromosome 38, fSalTru1.1, whole genome shotgun sequence encodes:
- the LOC115178175 gene encoding ewing's tumor-associated antigen 1 homolog isoform X1 — protein sequence MSVTIPANNMTEWRKYCDTSASGMTAGSDESQQGGGKPKTNRLRRSLKQTQATPSLIDSPKTCRDFKKPTRVTRSRYNNVFNKGESPMNESELQQDIVWDATSPSPLRTVSKRGKKNSANVGIVDISEIVNRIAPKHGRPVVPESSLLQWIGDSAIPCTPEMQQPRAKKKSPRTNGVDDLLKLAKQFDFNMFRQDEERVNDMHKQSLELQRTDSEDILDLDGNENQPPPLLSSVTPESTQSALKTNSMRNSKDQIPPDHEMEDDLDFLFDGPTQHISLNLSQNSLPQSLEVKTAPTVSSKVIPGKYPDSIHGHTSTVSSSHPIKRSSANNNFDDDWEKDILLDDSLVFEMTQNPDLFAAPNHCSTQRGSNETKRENNNPSAISKNALQGSRDIKPAVSKGQNETVKNRKTFTLEANPNVQAKSILSEALPKVGNVPDTVKPAPHRNAQQNQPSLFPIKAPSMESSYQLSQRTQHRSNGIKTWPQVPLFQSTSISTSSSTSTFTNSYSMWPLQVENSSYHKPTENNNMKGTGIIKDLASHSVFPEDDLDSLFASDSIWDDKDDDLLCQACDSLEGQVQSMEDPVITRSQSLPSNQTERQKFVPVSAPLNSSRYDVNQTTETTQSKYPNISVYSQSAPWNGSTFTHSLNNNKVPVTVVSGSKRPSYSASAGNASANSTYRPQNPAAGEGPYESTRVKSTCVAGSTANQQGTGSGARPSSFPSPVNVTETRAQFTFKRPSGCASNPVIPVTNKAFASTQAAGKCSVVEIELKKQQAMERRRQRMQTAHNLRAPT from the exons ATGTCAGTTACTATCCCTGCGAACAATATGACAGAATGGCGAAAATATTGTGATACGTCCGCGTCGGGAATGACAGCTGGTTCAGACGAGAGCCAGCAAGGTGGAGGGAAACCGAAAACAAACAGACTGAGAAGAAGCCTCAAACAAACGCAGGCAACTCCATCTCTCATTGATTCTCCAAAAACCTGTCGAG ATTTCAAGAAGCCAACTCGTGTGACAAGATCAAGATACAACAATGTATTCAACAAAGGAGAGTCGCCAATGAATGAATCAGAACTTCAACAGGATATCGTTTGGGATGCAACTTCCCCTTCACCCCTTAGGACAG TTAGCAAAAGAGGCAAGAAGAACTCTGCAAATGTTGGAATTGTGGACATTTCCGAAATCGTCAACAGAATAGCTCCCAAG CATGGGAGACCTGTAGTTCCAGAGTCATCCTTGCTCCAGTGGATTGGAGACAGTGCTATTCCCTGCACCCCAGAGATGCAGCAGCCCAGGGCCAAGAAGAAATCCCCAAG GACAAATGGAGTGGACGACCTTTTAAAGTTGGCGAAACAGTTTGATTTCAACATGTTTCGGCAAGACGAAGAACGAGTCAATGATATGCACAAGCAGAGTTTGGAGCTTCAGAGGACAGACTCGGAGGACATATTGGATTTAGATGGCAACGAGAACCAGCCTCCGCCCTTACTGAGTAGTGTCACACCTGAAAGCACACAGTCCGCCCTTAAAACAAACAGCATGAGAAACTCCAAAGACCAGATACCACCTGACCATGAGATGGAAGATGATTTGGATTTTTTGTTTGATGGACCAACTCAACACATAAGTCTGAACTTAAGTCAGAATTCATTGCCACAGTCCTTGGAGGTGAAGACTGCTCCCACTGTGTCCTCCAAAGTAATTCCTGGAAAATATCCTGATTCCATACATGGCCACACTTCGACTGTCTCTTCATCGCATCCTATCAAAAGAAGCTCAGCAAATAATAACTTTGACGACGACTGGGAAAAGGACATTTTGCTAGATGACTCGCTGGTATTTGAGATGACCCAAAACCCAGACCTCTTTGCCGCTCCTAATCATTGTTCGACCCAAAGAGGGTCGAATGAAACAAAACGTGAAAACAACAACCCCTCAGCCATTTCCAAAAATGCTCTTCAAGGAAGTAGAGACATAAAACCAGCTGTGTCTAAAGGACAGAATGAAACTGTGAAAAACAGAAAAACATTCACGCTTGAAGCAAATCCTAATGTACAAGCAAAAAGTATCCTCTCAGAGGCATTACCAAAAGTAGGGAATGTCCCCGACACTGTCAAACCAGCACCACATAGGAACGCACAGCAAAACCAACCAAGTCTCTTTCCAATCAAAGCTCCGTCAATGGAGTCCAGTTACCAACTTAGCCAGCGAACGCAGCACCGGTCTAATGGAATAAAGACTTGGCCGCAGGTGCCTCTTTTTCAAAGTACGTCGATCTCAACCAGCTCAAGCACATCAACCTTCACCAACTCTTATTCAATGTGGCCCCTTCAGGTTGAGAATAGCTCTTACCACAAGCCCACAGAGAACAACAATATGAAGGGAACGGGGATCATCAAGGATCTAGCTAGCCACAGCGTCTTCCCAGAGGACGACTTGGACTCTCTCTTTGCTTCTGACTCCATCTGGGATGACAAAGACGACGACCTATTGTGCCAAGCATGTGATAGCCTGGAAGGCCAGGTACAGAGCATGGAGGACCCTGTTATCACACGCTCCCAATCCCTGCCCAGTaatcagacagaaagacagaagttTGTCCCTGTCTCTGCACCTTTGAATAGCAGCAGATACGATGTAAATCAAACGACTGAGACCACACAATCCAAATATCCCAACATTTCAGTTTATTCACAATCGGCCCCCTGGAACGGTAGCACTTTCACCCACTCTCTCAATAACAACAAAGTacctgttactgtggtctctggTTCTAAAAGACCGAGTTACAGTGCCTCAGCTGGAAATGCTAGCGCTAACTCCACGTATAGGCCACAGAACCCTGCAGCGGGAGAAGGGCCATATGAAAGTACTCGGGTCAAAAGCACTTGTGTAGCTGGGAGCACAGCTAATCAACAAGGCACTGGGAGTGGAGCGCGGCCGTCGTCATTCCCGTCACCTGTAAATGTGACTGAAACCCGCGCTCAGTTCACCTTTAAGAGACCGTCTGGCTGCGCGTCCAACCCCGTGATCCCTGTGACCAACAAAG CTTTCGCTTCAACCCAAGCAGCTGGGAAATGTTCTGTGGTGGAGATCGAACTGAAGAAACAGCAGGCCATGGAGAGGAGACGGCAACGGATGCAGACGGCCCACAACCTAAGGGCTCCAACCTGA
- the LOC115178175 gene encoding ewing's tumor-associated antigen 1 homolog isoform X3: MNESELQQDIVWDATSPSPLRTVSKRGKKNSANVGIVDISEIVNRIAPKHGRPVVPESSLLQWIGDSAIPCTPEMQQPRAKKKSPRTNGVDDLLKLAKQFDFNMFRQDEERVNDMHKQSLELQRTDSEDILDLDGNENQPPPLLSSVTPESTQSALKTNSMRNSKDQIPPDHEMEDDLDFLFDGPTQHISLNLSQNSLPQSLEVKTAPTVSSKVIPGKYPDSIHGHTSTVSSSHPIKRSSANNNFDDDWEKDILLDDSLVFEMTQNPDLFAAPNHCSTQRGSNETKRENNNPSAISKNALQGSRDIKPAVSKGQNETVKNRKTFTLEANPNVQAKSILSEALPKVGNVPDTVKPAPHRNAQQNQPSLFPIKAPSMESSYQLSQRTQHRSNGIKTWPQVPLFQSTSISTSSSTSTFTNSYSMWPLQVENSSYHKPTENNNMKGTGIIKDLASHSVFPEDDLDSLFASDSIWDDKDDDLLCQACDSLEGQVQSMEDPVITRSQSLPSNQTERQKFVPVSAPLNSSRYDVNQTTETTQSKYPNISVYSQSAPWNGSTFTHSLNNNKVPVTVVSGSKRPSYSASAGNASANSTYRPQNPAAGEGPYESTRVKSTCVAGSTANQQGTGSGARPSSFPSPVNVTETRAQFTFKRPSGCASNPVIPVTNKAFASTQAAGKCSVVEIELKKQQAMERRRQRMQTAHNLRAPT; encoded by the exons ATGAATGAATCAGAACTTCAACAGGATATCGTTTGGGATGCAACTTCCCCTTCACCCCTTAGGACAG TTAGCAAAAGAGGCAAGAAGAACTCTGCAAATGTTGGAATTGTGGACATTTCCGAAATCGTCAACAGAATAGCTCCCAAG CATGGGAGACCTGTAGTTCCAGAGTCATCCTTGCTCCAGTGGATTGGAGACAGTGCTATTCCCTGCACCCCAGAGATGCAGCAGCCCAGGGCCAAGAAGAAATCCCCAAG GACAAATGGAGTGGACGACCTTTTAAAGTTGGCGAAACAGTTTGATTTCAACATGTTTCGGCAAGACGAAGAACGAGTCAATGATATGCACAAGCAGAGTTTGGAGCTTCAGAGGACAGACTCGGAGGACATATTGGATTTAGATGGCAACGAGAACCAGCCTCCGCCCTTACTGAGTAGTGTCACACCTGAAAGCACACAGTCCGCCCTTAAAACAAACAGCATGAGAAACTCCAAAGACCAGATACCACCTGACCATGAGATGGAAGATGATTTGGATTTTTTGTTTGATGGACCAACTCAACACATAAGTCTGAACTTAAGTCAGAATTCATTGCCACAGTCCTTGGAGGTGAAGACTGCTCCCACTGTGTCCTCCAAAGTAATTCCTGGAAAATATCCTGATTCCATACATGGCCACACTTCGACTGTCTCTTCATCGCATCCTATCAAAAGAAGCTCAGCAAATAATAACTTTGACGACGACTGGGAAAAGGACATTTTGCTAGATGACTCGCTGGTATTTGAGATGACCCAAAACCCAGACCTCTTTGCCGCTCCTAATCATTGTTCGACCCAAAGAGGGTCGAATGAAACAAAACGTGAAAACAACAACCCCTCAGCCATTTCCAAAAATGCTCTTCAAGGAAGTAGAGACATAAAACCAGCTGTGTCTAAAGGACAGAATGAAACTGTGAAAAACAGAAAAACATTCACGCTTGAAGCAAATCCTAATGTACAAGCAAAAAGTATCCTCTCAGAGGCATTACCAAAAGTAGGGAATGTCCCCGACACTGTCAAACCAGCACCACATAGGAACGCACAGCAAAACCAACCAAGTCTCTTTCCAATCAAAGCTCCGTCAATGGAGTCCAGTTACCAACTTAGCCAGCGAACGCAGCACCGGTCTAATGGAATAAAGACTTGGCCGCAGGTGCCTCTTTTTCAAAGTACGTCGATCTCAACCAGCTCAAGCACATCAACCTTCACCAACTCTTATTCAATGTGGCCCCTTCAGGTTGAGAATAGCTCTTACCACAAGCCCACAGAGAACAACAATATGAAGGGAACGGGGATCATCAAGGATCTAGCTAGCCACAGCGTCTTCCCAGAGGACGACTTGGACTCTCTCTTTGCTTCTGACTCCATCTGGGATGACAAAGACGACGACCTATTGTGCCAAGCATGTGATAGCCTGGAAGGCCAGGTACAGAGCATGGAGGACCCTGTTATCACACGCTCCCAATCCCTGCCCAGTaatcagacagaaagacagaagttTGTCCCTGTCTCTGCACCTTTGAATAGCAGCAGATACGATGTAAATCAAACGACTGAGACCACACAATCCAAATATCCCAACATTTCAGTTTATTCACAATCGGCCCCCTGGAACGGTAGCACTTTCACCCACTCTCTCAATAACAACAAAGTacctgttactgtggtctctggTTCTAAAAGACCGAGTTACAGTGCCTCAGCTGGAAATGCTAGCGCTAACTCCACGTATAGGCCACAGAACCCTGCAGCGGGAGAAGGGCCATATGAAAGTACTCGGGTCAAAAGCACTTGTGTAGCTGGGAGCACAGCTAATCAACAAGGCACTGGGAGTGGAGCGCGGCCGTCGTCATTCCCGTCACCTGTAAATGTGACTGAAACCCGCGCTCAGTTCACCTTTAAGAGACCGTCTGGCTGCGCGTCCAACCCCGTGATCCCTGTGACCAACAAAG CTTTCGCTTCAACCCAAGCAGCTGGGAAATGTTCTGTGGTGGAGATCGAACTGAAGAAACAGCAGGCCATGGAGAGGAGACGGCAACGGATGCAGACGGCCCACAACCTAAGGGCTCCAACCTGA
- the LOC115178175 gene encoding ewing's tumor-associated antigen 1 homolog isoform X2, whose translation MNQNFNRISFGMQLPLHPLGQAIIFTFSKRGKKNSANVGIVDISEIVNRIAPKHGRPVVPESSLLQWIGDSAIPCTPEMQQPRAKKKSPRTNGVDDLLKLAKQFDFNMFRQDEERVNDMHKQSLELQRTDSEDILDLDGNENQPPPLLSSVTPESTQSALKTNSMRNSKDQIPPDHEMEDDLDFLFDGPTQHISLNLSQNSLPQSLEVKTAPTVSSKVIPGKYPDSIHGHTSTVSSSHPIKRSSANNNFDDDWEKDILLDDSLVFEMTQNPDLFAAPNHCSTQRGSNETKRENNNPSAISKNALQGSRDIKPAVSKGQNETVKNRKTFTLEANPNVQAKSILSEALPKVGNVPDTVKPAPHRNAQQNQPSLFPIKAPSMESSYQLSQRTQHRSNGIKTWPQVPLFQSTSISTSSSTSTFTNSYSMWPLQVENSSYHKPTENNNMKGTGIIKDLASHSVFPEDDLDSLFASDSIWDDKDDDLLCQACDSLEGQVQSMEDPVITRSQSLPSNQTERQKFVPVSAPLNSSRYDVNQTTETTQSKYPNISVYSQSAPWNGSTFTHSLNNNKVPVTVVSGSKRPSYSASAGNASANSTYRPQNPAAGEGPYESTRVKSTCVAGSTANQQGTGSGARPSSFPSPVNVTETRAQFTFKRPSGCASNPVIPVTNKAFASTQAAGKCSVVEIELKKQQAMERRRQRMQTAHNLRAPT comes from the exons ATGAATCAGAACTTCAACAGGATATCGTTTGGGATGCAACTTCCCCTTCACCCCTTAGGACAGGCAATTATATTTACAT TTAGCAAAAGAGGCAAGAAGAACTCTGCAAATGTTGGAATTGTGGACATTTCCGAAATCGTCAACAGAATAGCTCCCAAG CATGGGAGACCTGTAGTTCCAGAGTCATCCTTGCTCCAGTGGATTGGAGACAGTGCTATTCCCTGCACCCCAGAGATGCAGCAGCCCAGGGCCAAGAAGAAATCCCCAAG GACAAATGGAGTGGACGACCTTTTAAAGTTGGCGAAACAGTTTGATTTCAACATGTTTCGGCAAGACGAAGAACGAGTCAATGATATGCACAAGCAGAGTTTGGAGCTTCAGAGGACAGACTCGGAGGACATATTGGATTTAGATGGCAACGAGAACCAGCCTCCGCCCTTACTGAGTAGTGTCACACCTGAAAGCACACAGTCCGCCCTTAAAACAAACAGCATGAGAAACTCCAAAGACCAGATACCACCTGACCATGAGATGGAAGATGATTTGGATTTTTTGTTTGATGGACCAACTCAACACATAAGTCTGAACTTAAGTCAGAATTCATTGCCACAGTCCTTGGAGGTGAAGACTGCTCCCACTGTGTCCTCCAAAGTAATTCCTGGAAAATATCCTGATTCCATACATGGCCACACTTCGACTGTCTCTTCATCGCATCCTATCAAAAGAAGCTCAGCAAATAATAACTTTGACGACGACTGGGAAAAGGACATTTTGCTAGATGACTCGCTGGTATTTGAGATGACCCAAAACCCAGACCTCTTTGCCGCTCCTAATCATTGTTCGACCCAAAGAGGGTCGAATGAAACAAAACGTGAAAACAACAACCCCTCAGCCATTTCCAAAAATGCTCTTCAAGGAAGTAGAGACATAAAACCAGCTGTGTCTAAAGGACAGAATGAAACTGTGAAAAACAGAAAAACATTCACGCTTGAAGCAAATCCTAATGTACAAGCAAAAAGTATCCTCTCAGAGGCATTACCAAAAGTAGGGAATGTCCCCGACACTGTCAAACCAGCACCACATAGGAACGCACAGCAAAACCAACCAAGTCTCTTTCCAATCAAAGCTCCGTCAATGGAGTCCAGTTACCAACTTAGCCAGCGAACGCAGCACCGGTCTAATGGAATAAAGACTTGGCCGCAGGTGCCTCTTTTTCAAAGTACGTCGATCTCAACCAGCTCAAGCACATCAACCTTCACCAACTCTTATTCAATGTGGCCCCTTCAGGTTGAGAATAGCTCTTACCACAAGCCCACAGAGAACAACAATATGAAGGGAACGGGGATCATCAAGGATCTAGCTAGCCACAGCGTCTTCCCAGAGGACGACTTGGACTCTCTCTTTGCTTCTGACTCCATCTGGGATGACAAAGACGACGACCTATTGTGCCAAGCATGTGATAGCCTGGAAGGCCAGGTACAGAGCATGGAGGACCCTGTTATCACACGCTCCCAATCCCTGCCCAGTaatcagacagaaagacagaagttTGTCCCTGTCTCTGCACCTTTGAATAGCAGCAGATACGATGTAAATCAAACGACTGAGACCACACAATCCAAATATCCCAACATTTCAGTTTATTCACAATCGGCCCCCTGGAACGGTAGCACTTTCACCCACTCTCTCAATAACAACAAAGTacctgttactgtggtctctggTTCTAAAAGACCGAGTTACAGTGCCTCAGCTGGAAATGCTAGCGCTAACTCCACGTATAGGCCACAGAACCCTGCAGCGGGAGAAGGGCCATATGAAAGTACTCGGGTCAAAAGCACTTGTGTAGCTGGGAGCACAGCTAATCAACAAGGCACTGGGAGTGGAGCGCGGCCGTCGTCATTCCCGTCACCTGTAAATGTGACTGAAACCCGCGCTCAGTTCACCTTTAAGAGACCGTCTGGCTGCGCGTCCAACCCCGTGATCCCTGTGACCAACAAAG CTTTCGCTTCAACCCAAGCAGCTGGGAAATGTTCTGTGGTGGAGATCGAACTGAAGAAACAGCAGGCCATGGAGAGGAGACGGCAACGGATGCAGACGGCCCACAACCTAAGGGCTCCAACCTGA
- the LOC115177589 gene encoding calcineurin subunit B type 1 — protein sequence MGNEASYPLEMCTHFDADEIKRLGKRFKKLDLDNSGSLSVEEFMSLPELQQNPLVQRVIDIFDTDGNGEVDFKEFIEGVSQFSVKGDKEMKLRFAFRIYDMDKDGYISNGELFQVLKMMVGNNLKDTQLQQIVDKTIINADKDGDGRISFEEFCAVVGGLDIHKKMVVDV from the exons GGAAACGAAGCAAGTTATCCCTTGGAGATGTGTACACACT TTGATGCTGATGAGATTAAGAGGCTAGGAAAGAGATTTAAGAAACTCGACCTAGATAACTCTGGCTCCTTGAGCGTGGAAGAGTTTATGTCCTTACCGGAACTCCAACAGAATCCCCTTGTACAGCGAGTTATCGATATATTTGACACAGATGGCAATGGGGAAGTCGACTTCAAAG AATTCATTGAGGGTGTCTCCCAGTTCAGTGTCAAAGGTGATAAAGAGATGAAATTGCGCT TCGCCTTCAGGATCTATGACATGGACAAGGATGGCTACATATCCAATGGAGAACTCTTCCAGGTCCTCAAGATGATGGTGGGAAACAACTTAAAGGACACCCAGCTTCAGCAGATTGTTGACAAAACCATAATCAACGCAGACAAAGACGGCGATGGGAGAATATCCTTTGAGGAGTTTTGTGCG GTGGTGGGAGGATTAGACATACACAAAAAGATGGTTGTGGACGTGTGA